A single genomic interval of Chryseobacterium paludis harbors:
- a CDS encoding aldehyde dehydrogenase family protein, with protein sequence MSTITEQKSETTLQWPEFKSKYDNYINGQFTAPVNGQYFDVVSPVNGKNFTQAAHSSKEDLELAVDAAHKAFQTWKNTSSTERSIMLNKIADRIEQNLEYLAIVETIDNGKAVRETLAADLPLAVDHFRYFASVVRAEEGSHNELDKDTVSLIVHEPLGVIAQIIPWNFPLLMAIWKLAPALAAGNCVVLKPAESTPISIMVLMEIIGDLLPAGVVNIVNGFGAELGRALVTNPKVSKAAFTGSTATGRLVMQYATENIIPVTLELGGKSPNVFFSSVMAADDEFLDKAIEGAVLFALNQGEICTCPSRLLVQEDIADAFIAKVIERVKAIKVGNPLDKTVMMGAQASQIQKDKILSYIKLGKEEGAEILVGGDVNNVGEGLESGYYIQPTIFKGNNRMRIFQEEIFGPVLAFTTFKDEEEAVKIANDTIYGLGAGVWTRDAHQLYNIPRQIQAGRVWVNQYHSYPAGAPFGGYKQSGIGRENHKMMLDHYRQTKNMLISYNKNKLGFF encoded by the coding sequence ATGAGCACAATAACAGAACAAAAATCAGAAACTACTTTACAGTGGCCTGAATTCAAAAGTAAATATGATAATTATATCAACGGTCAGTTTACAGCTCCGGTTAACGGACAATATTTTGATGTGGTATCACCGGTTAATGGAAAAAACTTCACACAGGCAGCCCATTCCTCCAAAGAAGATTTGGAGCTTGCTGTAGACGCTGCTCATAAAGCATTTCAAACGTGGAAAAATACCTCGTCTACTGAGAGAAGTATTATGCTGAATAAAATTGCAGATAGAATAGAGCAGAATCTTGAATATCTTGCCATAGTAGAAACAATTGACAATGGGAAAGCGGTAAGAGAAACTCTTGCAGCAGATTTACCTCTTGCAGTAGATCATTTCCGCTATTTTGCGTCTGTCGTTCGTGCAGAAGAAGGTTCACACAATGAACTGGATAAAGATACCGTTTCTCTTATCGTTCATGAACCTTTGGGAGTAATCGCACAGATCATTCCATGGAACTTTCCTTTATTGATGGCTATTTGGAAATTGGCTCCGGCATTAGCTGCTGGAAACTGTGTGGTTTTAAAACCTGCAGAAAGCACCCCGATTTCTATTATGGTTTTAATGGAAATTATTGGTGATCTATTACCTGCGGGTGTTGTAAACATTGTAAACGGTTTTGGTGCAGAACTAGGAAGAGCTTTAGTGACAAATCCTAAAGTTTCAAAAGCGGCCTTTACAGGTTCTACAGCTACGGGTCGTTTGGTAATGCAGTATGCTACAGAAAATATTATTCCTGTTACATTGGAACTTGGTGGGAAATCTCCGAATGTCTTTTTCAGTTCTGTAATGGCTGCTGATGATGAATTCCTGGATAAAGCAATAGAAGGGGCCGTTCTTTTTGCACTTAATCAGGGTGAAATATGTACATGTCCTTCAAGATTATTGGTTCAGGAAGATATTGCAGATGCATTTATTGCAAAAGTAATTGAAAGAGTAAAAGCTATTAAAGTTGGAAATCCTTTGGATAAAACAGTAATGATGGGAGCTCAGGCTTCCCAGATTCAAAAAGATAAGATCTTATCCTATATTAAATTAGGAAAAGAAGAAGGTGCAGAAATTCTTGTGGGTGGGGATGTAAATAATGTTGGTGAAGGTTTAGAAAGTGGATATTATATCCAACCCACAATTTTCAAAGGAAACAACAGGATGAGAATCTTTCAGGAAGAAATCTTTGGACCTGTTTTGGCTTTCACCACTTTCAAGGATGAAGAAGAAGCTGTAAAAATTGCGAATGATACTATTTATGGCCTTGGAGCGGGAGTTTGGACGCGAGATGCCCATCAATTGTATAACATTCCACGTCAGATTCAGGCAGGAAGAGTTTGGGTAAATCAATATCATTCTTATCCGGCAGGAGCGCCATTTGGAGGATATAAACAATCGGGAATTGGTAGAGAAAATCATAAAATGATGTTGGATCACTATCGCCAGACAAAAAATATGCTGATCTCTTACAACAAAAATAAATTAGGTTTCTTTTAA
- a CDS encoding alpha/beta hydrolase yields the protein MKLLNITVSLLLFLSNMYNSQTSGRKFQISSDLQQISLWPKNRIPDQPGTRGAEIITYKGSLTNISTPRLIVHRPESPNGTAILVISGGGYAHIELGKESTPTSKWLQSEGITAFELIYRLPQEGWKTTNVPFEDAQRAMRLIRSSAKNYEIDPHKIGILGFSAGGHLAGMIATQPNKKFYTPIDAIDSLSARPDFVGLIYPVISMLPPNNKTHAFKSILGTNPSISEEVAFSVERQVNAQTPSTFLAQAIDDPISPVENSTLMNNALKKANVSVEMQLFQNGGHGWGMGKKGSEVAAWPGLFRSWIEVGK from the coding sequence ATGAAACTTTTAAATATTACTGTCAGCCTATTACTTTTTTTAAGCAATATGTACAATTCTCAAACTTCCGGAAGAAAGTTTCAGATCTCCTCTGATTTACAGCAGATCTCTTTATGGCCAAAAAATAGAATACCCGATCAACCCGGTACAAGAGGAGCAGAAATAATAACCTATAAAGGATCACTTACCAATATATCTACACCAAGATTAATTGTCCATCGTCCTGAAAGCCCAAACGGTACAGCTATATTGGTCATCAGTGGCGGCGGGTATGCTCATATTGAATTAGGAAAAGAAAGTACTCCAACATCGAAATGGTTGCAGTCAGAAGGAATTACAGCTTTTGAACTTATTTATAGGCTACCACAAGAAGGTTGGAAGACTACTAATGTTCCTTTTGAGGATGCTCAAAGAGCCATGCGACTGATCAGAAGCTCGGCTAAAAACTATGAAATTGATCCTCACAAAATAGGAATTCTAGGGTTTTCAGCAGGAGGACATCTGGCTGGAATGATCGCAACACAGCCTAATAAAAAATTTTATACACCCATCGATGCTATAGATTCACTATCCGCAAGACCAGATTTTGTAGGATTGATCTATCCGGTTATTTCAATGCTTCCACCCAATAATAAAACCCACGCTTTTAAAAGTATTCTTGGAACTAATCCTTCTATTTCTGAAGAAGTTGCATTTTCAGTGGAAAGACAAGTGAATGCTCAGACTCCATCAACTTTTTTAGCTCAGGCAATTGATGACCCTATTTCTCCTGTGGAGAATAGTACACTAATGAATAATGCCTTAAAGAAAGCAAATGTATCTGTTGAAATGCAGTTGTTTCAGAATGGTGGGCATGGTTGGGGAATGGGGAAGAAAGGGAGTGAGGTGGCGGCGTGGCCGGGGCTTTTTAGGAGCTGGATTGAAGTTGGGAAATAA
- a CDS encoding helix-turn-helix domain-containing protein translates to MNNNKFLLNTPELKKENQLMSLVENQTKFNLNNCEFSIYETHKAAFDVKLHFDTIAFTAMLRGKKHMKLENKTGYFDYFPGESILVAPGETMVIDFPEADETPSQCISLSLNPDFIEDSLNHLNYTLPKVDETSQWNIQLDEYFLFNNKSLASATNNIMRIAMDDNSQKDIMADFALKELLIRLMQTQARSMVEKNIAKNKSRIGFAVDYIKKNLHQKLSIDSIAKLAYVSKSNFFKMFKDELGTSPNDFILQERINRAKELLAGQNSIKETAYQTGFSDTNYFTRVFKQLVGVTPKSYQNKIIFFD, encoded by the coding sequence ATGAATAATAATAAATTTTTATTAAATACTCCTGAACTGAAAAAAGAAAATCAGCTGATGAGCCTAGTTGAAAATCAAACGAAATTCAATCTAAACAACTGTGAATTTAGCATCTATGAAACCCATAAAGCAGCCTTTGATGTAAAACTTCATTTTGACACCATTGCTTTTACGGCTATGTTGAGAGGAAAAAAACACATGAAGCTGGAAAACAAAACAGGCTATTTTGATTATTTTCCAGGGGAAAGTATATTAGTTGCTCCGGGAGAAACAATGGTTATTGATTTTCCTGAAGCGGATGAAACGCCCTCACAATGTATTTCTTTAAGTTTAAATCCTGATTTTATAGAAGATTCGCTCAATCATTTAAATTATACTCTGCCTAAAGTAGATGAAACTTCCCAATGGAATATTCAATTGGACGAATATTTTCTTTTTAACAATAAATCTCTTGCGTCTGCTACCAACAACATTATGAGAATCGCCATGGATGATAATTCTCAAAAAGATATTATGGCGGACTTTGCTTTAAAAGAACTTTTGATACGACTCATGCAAACTCAAGCCAGAAGTATGGTGGAGAAAAATATTGCTAAAAATAAATCGAGGATAGGTTTTGCTGTAGATTATATCAAAAAAAATCTTCATCAGAAATTATCCATTGACAGTATTGCAAAACTGGCTTATGTCAGCAAATCGAACTTTTTTAAAATGTTTAAAGATGAATTAGGGACTTCGCCCAATGATTTCATTCTTCAGGAACGAATCAACAGAGCAAAAGAGTTACTGGCTGGTCAAAACAGTATTAAAGAGACCGCTTATCAAACTGGTTTTTCGGATACCAATTATTTTACAAGGGTATTTAAACAATTGGTGGGTGTGACACCTAAGAGCTATCAGAATAAGATTATTTTTTTTGATTAA
- a CDS encoding DUF779 domain-containing protein — translation METKISRLSATEKALEVIWELEKKYGDLMFYQSGGCCEGTQPQCFEKGGFYPRMNDAMIGTINGHEFWIDRDLFEYWKYSHFTLDVTDGFGPGGFSLETPLGKTFKVEYKLFTPEEYENLEPVKRSE, via the coding sequence ATGGAAACAAAAATATCCAGATTGTCTGCTACAGAAAAAGCACTTGAAGTCATTTGGGAATTAGAAAAGAAATATGGTGATCTCATGTTCTATCAATCTGGTGGATGCTGTGAAGGAACCCAGCCCCAATGTTTTGAAAAAGGCGGTTTCTATCCACGGATGAATGATGCAATGATTGGAACCATCAACGGCCATGAATTTTGGATCGATCGCGATCTGTTCGAATACTGGAAGTACTCCCACTTTACATTAGATGTTACAGATGGTTTTGGTCCGGGAGGTTTTTCTTTGGAAACACCATTAGGTAAAACCTTTAAAGTAGAATATAAACTTTTCACTCCTGAAGAATATGAAAACCTGGAACCAGTGAAGCGCAGTGAATAA
- a CDS encoding hydroxymethylglutaryl-CoA synthase family protein: MSFGIEAASYYAPSLYLEIKDLAEVRGIEPAKLEKGLGLNKMGFPDVHEDAATFAAEALLKLIRDYHLDPKNIARIYLGTESALDAAKPTASYAMQMVEKVLEKDYGERCFKNCDVVDMTFACVGAVDALHNSLDFVRVNPDKKAIVIASDYAKYELASSGEYTQGGGAVALLVSSQPDLLEIENLWGVATESVFDFFKPRRHYKKENLKDAPESFSDKIEIFTDEPVFDGQYSNQCYQDRIREAYHHYKEISGKDKPYTDWRYLIFHLPYAFHGKRVFTEIYSLENGLSYETQEDQKAVAKSESYLQFINEKIEKTQRASSEIGNMYTASIFMALLSALQTSYNEDEDLTGKEIGFLGYGSGSKSKVFTGKVSANWTKVVSKWNLFESLKNRTPINFEIYEKLHRKQLDQSINQNYKGFGLDSVELENPLSKGARYYTYQS, translated from the coding sequence ATGAGTTTTGGAATAGAAGCGGCGAGTTACTATGCACCTTCTTTATATTTGGAAATAAAAGATTTAGCTGAAGTAAGAGGAATTGAACCTGCAAAATTAGAAAAAGGTTTAGGATTAAATAAAATGGGCTTTCCTGATGTTCATGAAGATGCAGCTACTTTTGCCGCCGAGGCGTTATTGAAATTAATAAGAGATTACCATCTTGACCCTAAAAATATAGCTAGAATTTATCTGGGAACTGAAAGTGCATTAGATGCTGCGAAGCCAACAGCATCTTACGCAATGCAGATGGTTGAAAAAGTGCTGGAAAAAGATTATGGTGAAAGGTGTTTTAAAAACTGCGATGTGGTTGATATGACATTTGCTTGTGTTGGCGCTGTAGATGCACTACATAATTCTCTGGATTTTGTAAGAGTAAACCCTGATAAAAAAGCAATTGTTATTGCCAGTGATTATGCAAAATATGAATTGGCTTCTTCTGGTGAATATACGCAAGGTGGAGGAGCGGTAGCTTTATTAGTTTCTTCCCAACCGGATCTGTTAGAAATTGAAAATCTATGGGGAGTAGCCACAGAAAGTGTTTTCGATTTTTTCAAACCCAGACGTCACTATAAAAAAGAAAATCTGAAAGATGCCCCGGAATCCTTTTCTGATAAGATAGAAATATTCACGGATGAACCTGTTTTTGATGGACAGTATTCTAATCAGTGTTATCAGGATCGGATCAGAGAAGCTTATCATCATTATAAAGAAATTAGTGGCAAGGATAAACCTTATACAGACTGGAGGTATTTGATCTTCCATCTTCCCTATGCATTTCATGGTAAAAGGGTGTTTACAGAAATTTACAGTTTAGAAAATGGCCTGAGCTACGAAACTCAGGAAGACCAAAAGGCAGTAGCCAAATCTGAAAGTTATCTACAATTCATCAATGAGAAAATTGAAAAGACACAACGTGCATCTTCAGAAATAGGAAATATGTATACAGCATCCATCTTTATGGCATTACTCTCTGCTTTACAAACTTCTTATAATGAAGATGAAGATCTGACAGGAAAAGAAATAGGATTTCTAGGCTATGGAAGTGGATCAAAATCTAAAGTATTTACAGGAAAGGTTTCTGCAAACTGGACAAAAGTTGTTTCCAAATGGAATTTATTTGAAAGCTTGAAAAATAGAACTCCAATTAATTTCGAAATCTATGAAAAACTACATAGAAAACAATTGGACCAATCCATTAATCAAAATTATAAAGGGTTTGGATTAGACTCAGTTGAACTTGAAAATCCATTATCGAAAGGAGCGAGATATTATACCTATCAGAGCTAA